A single genomic interval of Camelus bactrianus isolate YW-2024 breed Bactrian camel chromosome 15, ASM4877302v1, whole genome shotgun sequence harbors:
- the LOXL3 gene encoding lysyl oxidase homolog 3 isoform X1, with translation MRPVSVWQWSPWGLLLFLLYSFCVGSPSPSTAPEKKDGSQGLRFRLAGFPRKPFEGRVEIQRAGEWGTICDDDFTLQAAHVLCRELGFTEATGWTHSAKYGPGTGRIWLDNLSCSGTERSVTECASRGWGNSDCTHDEDAGVICKDERLPGFSDSNVIEVEHHLQVEEVRLRPAVGRGRRPLPVTEGLVEVRLPDGWSQVCDKGWSAHNSHVVCGMLGFPNEKRVNVAFYRKLRKRAAKASARRSKPLGRQVTKLKVKPKPRVGRGPVKRLLAQRQQHSFGLHGVDCVGTEAHLSLCSLEFYRANDTARCPGGSPAVVSCVPSPLYAAASSGQKKQQSKPQGEARVRLKGGAHPGEGRVEVLKAGTWGTVCDRKWDLQAASVVCRELGFGSAREALSGARMGQGMGAIHLSEVRCSGQEPSLWNCPHKNITAEDCSHSRDAGVRCNLPYTGVETKIRLSGGRSRHEGRVEVQIGGPGSVRWGLICGDDWGTLEAMVACRQLGLGYASHGLQETWYWDSGNVTEVVMSGVRCAGTELSLDQCAHHGTHVTCKRTGTRFTAGVICSETASDLLLHSALVQETAYIEDRPLHMLYCAAEENCLASSARSANWPYGHRRLLRFSSQIHNLGRADFRPKAGRHSWVWHECHGHYHSMDIFTHYDILTPNGTKVAEGHKASFCLEDTECQEDVSKRYECANFGEQGITVGCWDLYRHDIDCQWIDITDVKPGNYILQVVINPNFEVAESDFTNNAMKCNCKYDGHRIWVHNCHIGDAFSEEANQRFERYPGQTSNQII, from the exons ATGCGGCCTGTCAGTGTCTGGCAGTGGAGCCCGTGGGGGCTGCTGCTCTTCCTGCTGTACAGCTTTTGTGTGGGATCTCCATCCCCATCCACGGCCCCCGAGAAGAAGGACGGGAGCCAGGGGCTGCGGTTCCGGCTGGCCGGCTTCCCCAGGAAGCCCTTCGAGGGCCGCGTGGAGATACAGCGAGCTGGCGAATGGGGCACCATCTGCGATGATGACTTCACGCTACAGGCTGCCCATGTCCTGTGCCGGGAGCTGGGCTTCACCGAGGCCACAGGCTGGACCCACAGCGCCAAATATGGCCCTGGAACAG GCCGCATCTGGCTGGACAACCTGAGCTGCAGTGGGACTGAGCGGAGTGTGACTGAATGTGCCTCCCGGGGCTGGGGGAACAGTGACTGTACCCACGATGAGGACGCCGGGGTCATTTGCAAGGACGAGCGCCTCCCCGGCTTCTCGGATTCCAATGTCATTGAG GTAGAGCATCACCTGCAAGTGGAGGAGGTGCGACTTCGACCAGCGGTAGGGCGGGGCAGACGGCCCCTGCCCGTGACTGAGGGACTGGTCGAAGTCAGGCTTCCAGACGGCTGGTCGCAAGTGTGTGACAAAGGCTGGAGTGCCCACAACAGCCACGTGGTCTGCGGGATGCTGGGCTTCCCTAACGAAAAGAGAGTCAACGTGGCCTTCTACAG AAAGTTGAGGAAGCGAGCGGCCAAAGCCTCGGCCAGACGCTCCAAGCCCCTTGGAAG aCAAGTCACCAAGCTTAAAGTCAAACCCAAACCCCGAGTGGGCAGGGGGCCAGTCAAGAG GCTGCTGGCCCAGCGGCAGCAACACTCCTTTGGTCTGCATGGGGTGGACTGCGTGGGCACGGAAGCCcacctctccctctgctccttgGAGTTCTACCGTGCCAATGACACCGCCAGGTGCCCCGGGGGGTCCCCTGCGGTGGTGAGCTGTGTGCCAAGCCCTCTCTATGCAGCAGCATCCAGTGGCCAGAAGAAGCAACAGTCGAAGCCTCAGGGGGAG GCCCGAGTGCGTCTAAAGGGCGGAGCCCACCCAGGAGAGGGCCGGGTAGAAGTCCTGAAGGCTGGCACGTGGGGTACAGTCTGTGACCGCAAGTGGGACCTGCAGGCAGCCAGCGTGGTGTGTCGGGAGCTGGGCTTCGGGAGCGCCCGAGAGGCTCTGAGTGGTGCCCGCATGGGGCAGG GCATGGGTGCCATCCACTTGAGTGAAGTTCGATGCTCTGGACAGGAACCCTCCCTCTGGAACTGCCCCCACAAGAACATCACAGCTGAGGACTGTTCCCATAGCCGGGATGCTGGAGTCCGATGTAACCTGCCCTACACTGGGGTAGAGACCAAG ATCCGACTCAGTGGGGGCCGCAGCCGACATGAGGGACGAGTCGAGGTGCAAATAGGGGGACCTGGGTCCGTTCGCTGGGGCCTCATCTGTGGGGATGACTGGGGGACACTGGAGGCCATGGTGGCCTGTAGGCAGCTTGGACTGGGCTATGCCAGCCATGGCCTGCAG GAGACCTGGTACTGGGACTCAGGGAATGTAACAGAGGTGGTGATGAGTGGAGTGCGCTGTGCAGGGACTGAACTGTCCCTGGACCAGTGTGCTCATCATGGCACCCATGTCACCTGCAAGAGGACAGGAACCCGCTTCACTGCTGGAGTCATTTGTTCTGAGA CCGCGTCAGACCTGCTGCTGCACTCAGCGCTGGTGCAGGAGACGGCCTACATCGAGGACCGGCCCCTGCACATGCTGTACTGCGCTGCCGAGGAGAACTGCCTGGCCAGCTCGGCCCGCTCAGCCAACTGGCCTTATGGCCACCGGCGTCTGCTCAGATTCTCCTCCCAGATCCACAACCTGGGACGTGCTGACTTCAGGCCCAAGGCGGGGCGCCACTCCTGGGTGTGGCATGAGTGTCATGG GCATTACCACAGCATGGACATCTTCACTCACTACGATATCCTGACCCCCAACGGCACCAAGGTGGCTGAGGGCCACAAAGCTAGTTTCTGTCTAGAAGACACAGAGTGTCAGGAGG ATGTCTCCAAGAGGTATGAGTGTGCCAACTTTGGAGAGCAGGGCATCACCGTGGGTTGCTGGGATCTCTACCGGCATGACATTGACTGTCAGTGGATTGACATCACAGATGTGAAGCCAGGAAACTACATTCTACAG GTGGTCATCAACCCTAACTTTGAAGTGGCAGAGAGTGACTTCACCAACAACGCAATGAAATGTAACTGCAAATATGATGGACATCGCATCTGGGTGCACAACTGTCACATTG GTGATGCCTTCAGTGAAGAGGCCAACCAGAGGTTTGAACGCTACCCTGGCCAGACCAGCAACCAGATCATCTAA
- the LOXL3 gene encoding lysyl oxidase homolog 3 isoform X2: MRPVSVWQWSPWGLLLFLLYSFCVGSPSPSTAPEKKDGSQGLRFRLAGFPRKPFEGRVEIQRAGEWGTICDDDFTLQAAHVLCRELGFTEATGWTHSAKYGPGTGRIWLDNLSCSGTERSVTECASRGWGNSDCTHDEDAGVICKDERLPGFSDSNVIEVEHHLQVEEVRLRPAVGRGRRPLPVTEGLVEVRLPDGWSQVCDKGWSAHNSHVVCGMLGFPNEKRVNVAFYRQVTKLKVKPKPRVGRGPVKRLLAQRQQHSFGLHGVDCVGTEAHLSLCSLEFYRANDTARCPGGSPAVVSCVPSPLYAAASSGQKKQQSKPQGEARVRLKGGAHPGEGRVEVLKAGTWGTVCDRKWDLQAASVVCRELGFGSAREALSGARMGQGMGAIHLSEVRCSGQEPSLWNCPHKNITAEDCSHSRDAGVRCNLPYTGVETKIRLSGGRSRHEGRVEVQIGGPGSVRWGLICGDDWGTLEAMVACRQLGLGYASHGLQETWYWDSGNVTEVVMSGVRCAGTELSLDQCAHHGTHVTCKRTGTRFTAGVICSETASDLLLHSALVQETAYIEDRPLHMLYCAAEENCLASSARSANWPYGHRRLLRFSSQIHNLGRADFRPKAGRHSWVWHECHGHYHSMDIFTHYDILTPNGTKVAEGHKASFCLEDTECQEDVSKRYECANFGEQGITVGCWDLYRHDIDCQWIDITDVKPGNYILQVVINPNFEVAESDFTNNAMKCNCKYDGHRIWVHNCHIGDAFSEEANQRFERYPGQTSNQII; encoded by the exons ATGCGGCCTGTCAGTGTCTGGCAGTGGAGCCCGTGGGGGCTGCTGCTCTTCCTGCTGTACAGCTTTTGTGTGGGATCTCCATCCCCATCCACGGCCCCCGAGAAGAAGGACGGGAGCCAGGGGCTGCGGTTCCGGCTGGCCGGCTTCCCCAGGAAGCCCTTCGAGGGCCGCGTGGAGATACAGCGAGCTGGCGAATGGGGCACCATCTGCGATGATGACTTCACGCTACAGGCTGCCCATGTCCTGTGCCGGGAGCTGGGCTTCACCGAGGCCACAGGCTGGACCCACAGCGCCAAATATGGCCCTGGAACAG GCCGCATCTGGCTGGACAACCTGAGCTGCAGTGGGACTGAGCGGAGTGTGACTGAATGTGCCTCCCGGGGCTGGGGGAACAGTGACTGTACCCACGATGAGGACGCCGGGGTCATTTGCAAGGACGAGCGCCTCCCCGGCTTCTCGGATTCCAATGTCATTGAG GTAGAGCATCACCTGCAAGTGGAGGAGGTGCGACTTCGACCAGCGGTAGGGCGGGGCAGACGGCCCCTGCCCGTGACTGAGGGACTGGTCGAAGTCAGGCTTCCAGACGGCTGGTCGCAAGTGTGTGACAAAGGCTGGAGTGCCCACAACAGCCACGTGGTCTGCGGGATGCTGGGCTTCCCTAACGAAAAGAGAGTCAACGTGGCCTTCTACAG aCAAGTCACCAAGCTTAAAGTCAAACCCAAACCCCGAGTGGGCAGGGGGCCAGTCAAGAG GCTGCTGGCCCAGCGGCAGCAACACTCCTTTGGTCTGCATGGGGTGGACTGCGTGGGCACGGAAGCCcacctctccctctgctccttgGAGTTCTACCGTGCCAATGACACCGCCAGGTGCCCCGGGGGGTCCCCTGCGGTGGTGAGCTGTGTGCCAAGCCCTCTCTATGCAGCAGCATCCAGTGGCCAGAAGAAGCAACAGTCGAAGCCTCAGGGGGAG GCCCGAGTGCGTCTAAAGGGCGGAGCCCACCCAGGAGAGGGCCGGGTAGAAGTCCTGAAGGCTGGCACGTGGGGTACAGTCTGTGACCGCAAGTGGGACCTGCAGGCAGCCAGCGTGGTGTGTCGGGAGCTGGGCTTCGGGAGCGCCCGAGAGGCTCTGAGTGGTGCCCGCATGGGGCAGG GCATGGGTGCCATCCACTTGAGTGAAGTTCGATGCTCTGGACAGGAACCCTCCCTCTGGAACTGCCCCCACAAGAACATCACAGCTGAGGACTGTTCCCATAGCCGGGATGCTGGAGTCCGATGTAACCTGCCCTACACTGGGGTAGAGACCAAG ATCCGACTCAGTGGGGGCCGCAGCCGACATGAGGGACGAGTCGAGGTGCAAATAGGGGGACCTGGGTCCGTTCGCTGGGGCCTCATCTGTGGGGATGACTGGGGGACACTGGAGGCCATGGTGGCCTGTAGGCAGCTTGGACTGGGCTATGCCAGCCATGGCCTGCAG GAGACCTGGTACTGGGACTCAGGGAATGTAACAGAGGTGGTGATGAGTGGAGTGCGCTGTGCAGGGACTGAACTGTCCCTGGACCAGTGTGCTCATCATGGCACCCATGTCACCTGCAAGAGGACAGGAACCCGCTTCACTGCTGGAGTCATTTGTTCTGAGA CCGCGTCAGACCTGCTGCTGCACTCAGCGCTGGTGCAGGAGACGGCCTACATCGAGGACCGGCCCCTGCACATGCTGTACTGCGCTGCCGAGGAGAACTGCCTGGCCAGCTCGGCCCGCTCAGCCAACTGGCCTTATGGCCACCGGCGTCTGCTCAGATTCTCCTCCCAGATCCACAACCTGGGACGTGCTGACTTCAGGCCCAAGGCGGGGCGCCACTCCTGGGTGTGGCATGAGTGTCATGG GCATTACCACAGCATGGACATCTTCACTCACTACGATATCCTGACCCCCAACGGCACCAAGGTGGCTGAGGGCCACAAAGCTAGTTTCTGTCTAGAAGACACAGAGTGTCAGGAGG ATGTCTCCAAGAGGTATGAGTGTGCCAACTTTGGAGAGCAGGGCATCACCGTGGGTTGCTGGGATCTCTACCGGCATGACATTGACTGTCAGTGGATTGACATCACAGATGTGAAGCCAGGAAACTACATTCTACAG GTGGTCATCAACCCTAACTTTGAAGTGGCAGAGAGTGACTTCACCAACAACGCAATGAAATGTAACTGCAAATATGATGGACATCGCATCTGGGTGCACAACTGTCACATTG GTGATGCCTTCAGTGAAGAGGCCAACCAGAGGTTTGAACGCTACCCTGGCCAGACCAGCAACCAGATCATCTAA
- the LOXL3 gene encoding lysyl oxidase homolog 3 isoform X3 has translation MRPVSVWQWSPWGLLLFLLYSFCVGSPSPSTAPEKKDGSQGLRFRLAGFPRKPFEGRVEIQRAGEWGTICDDDFTLQAAHVLCRELGFTEATGWTHSAKYGPGTGRIWLDNLSCSGTERSVTECASRGWGNSDCTHDEDAGVICKDERLPGFSDSNVIEVEHHLQVEEVRLRPAVGRGRRPLPVTEGLVEVRLPDGWSQVCDKGWSAHNSHVVCGMLGFPNEKRVNVAFYRLLAQRQQHSFGLHGVDCVGTEAHLSLCSLEFYRANDTARCPGGSPAVVSCVPSPLYAAASSGQKKQQSKPQGEARVRLKGGAHPGEGRVEVLKAGTWGTVCDRKWDLQAASVVCRELGFGSAREALSGARMGQGMGAIHLSEVRCSGQEPSLWNCPHKNITAEDCSHSRDAGVRCNLPYTGVETKIRLSGGRSRHEGRVEVQIGGPGSVRWGLICGDDWGTLEAMVACRQLGLGYASHGLQETWYWDSGNVTEVVMSGVRCAGTELSLDQCAHHGTHVTCKRTGTRFTAGVICSETASDLLLHSALVQETAYIEDRPLHMLYCAAEENCLASSARSANWPYGHRRLLRFSSQIHNLGRADFRPKAGRHSWVWHECHGHYHSMDIFTHYDILTPNGTKVAEGHKASFCLEDTECQEDVSKRYECANFGEQGITVGCWDLYRHDIDCQWIDITDVKPGNYILQVVINPNFEVAESDFTNNAMKCNCKYDGHRIWVHNCHIGDAFSEEANQRFERYPGQTSNQII, from the exons ATGCGGCCTGTCAGTGTCTGGCAGTGGAGCCCGTGGGGGCTGCTGCTCTTCCTGCTGTACAGCTTTTGTGTGGGATCTCCATCCCCATCCACGGCCCCCGAGAAGAAGGACGGGAGCCAGGGGCTGCGGTTCCGGCTGGCCGGCTTCCCCAGGAAGCCCTTCGAGGGCCGCGTGGAGATACAGCGAGCTGGCGAATGGGGCACCATCTGCGATGATGACTTCACGCTACAGGCTGCCCATGTCCTGTGCCGGGAGCTGGGCTTCACCGAGGCCACAGGCTGGACCCACAGCGCCAAATATGGCCCTGGAACAG GCCGCATCTGGCTGGACAACCTGAGCTGCAGTGGGACTGAGCGGAGTGTGACTGAATGTGCCTCCCGGGGCTGGGGGAACAGTGACTGTACCCACGATGAGGACGCCGGGGTCATTTGCAAGGACGAGCGCCTCCCCGGCTTCTCGGATTCCAATGTCATTGAG GTAGAGCATCACCTGCAAGTGGAGGAGGTGCGACTTCGACCAGCGGTAGGGCGGGGCAGACGGCCCCTGCCCGTGACTGAGGGACTGGTCGAAGTCAGGCTTCCAGACGGCTGGTCGCAAGTGTGTGACAAAGGCTGGAGTGCCCACAACAGCCACGTGGTCTGCGGGATGCTGGGCTTCCCTAACGAAAAGAGAGTCAACGTGGCCTTCTACAG GCTGCTGGCCCAGCGGCAGCAACACTCCTTTGGTCTGCATGGGGTGGACTGCGTGGGCACGGAAGCCcacctctccctctgctccttgGAGTTCTACCGTGCCAATGACACCGCCAGGTGCCCCGGGGGGTCCCCTGCGGTGGTGAGCTGTGTGCCAAGCCCTCTCTATGCAGCAGCATCCAGTGGCCAGAAGAAGCAACAGTCGAAGCCTCAGGGGGAG GCCCGAGTGCGTCTAAAGGGCGGAGCCCACCCAGGAGAGGGCCGGGTAGAAGTCCTGAAGGCTGGCACGTGGGGTACAGTCTGTGACCGCAAGTGGGACCTGCAGGCAGCCAGCGTGGTGTGTCGGGAGCTGGGCTTCGGGAGCGCCCGAGAGGCTCTGAGTGGTGCCCGCATGGGGCAGG GCATGGGTGCCATCCACTTGAGTGAAGTTCGATGCTCTGGACAGGAACCCTCCCTCTGGAACTGCCCCCACAAGAACATCACAGCTGAGGACTGTTCCCATAGCCGGGATGCTGGAGTCCGATGTAACCTGCCCTACACTGGGGTAGAGACCAAG ATCCGACTCAGTGGGGGCCGCAGCCGACATGAGGGACGAGTCGAGGTGCAAATAGGGGGACCTGGGTCCGTTCGCTGGGGCCTCATCTGTGGGGATGACTGGGGGACACTGGAGGCCATGGTGGCCTGTAGGCAGCTTGGACTGGGCTATGCCAGCCATGGCCTGCAG GAGACCTGGTACTGGGACTCAGGGAATGTAACAGAGGTGGTGATGAGTGGAGTGCGCTGTGCAGGGACTGAACTGTCCCTGGACCAGTGTGCTCATCATGGCACCCATGTCACCTGCAAGAGGACAGGAACCCGCTTCACTGCTGGAGTCATTTGTTCTGAGA CCGCGTCAGACCTGCTGCTGCACTCAGCGCTGGTGCAGGAGACGGCCTACATCGAGGACCGGCCCCTGCACATGCTGTACTGCGCTGCCGAGGAGAACTGCCTGGCCAGCTCGGCCCGCTCAGCCAACTGGCCTTATGGCCACCGGCGTCTGCTCAGATTCTCCTCCCAGATCCACAACCTGGGACGTGCTGACTTCAGGCCCAAGGCGGGGCGCCACTCCTGGGTGTGGCATGAGTGTCATGG GCATTACCACAGCATGGACATCTTCACTCACTACGATATCCTGACCCCCAACGGCACCAAGGTGGCTGAGGGCCACAAAGCTAGTTTCTGTCTAGAAGACACAGAGTGTCAGGAGG ATGTCTCCAAGAGGTATGAGTGTGCCAACTTTGGAGAGCAGGGCATCACCGTGGGTTGCTGGGATCTCTACCGGCATGACATTGACTGTCAGTGGATTGACATCACAGATGTGAAGCCAGGAAACTACATTCTACAG GTGGTCATCAACCCTAACTTTGAAGTGGCAGAGAGTGACTTCACCAACAACGCAATGAAATGTAACTGCAAATATGATGGACATCGCATCTGGGTGCACAACTGTCACATTG GTGATGCCTTCAGTGAAGAGGCCAACCAGAGGTTTGAACGCTACCCTGGCCAGACCAGCAACCAGATCATCTAA